A genomic region of Aeropyrum pernix K1 contains the following coding sequences:
- a CDS encoding sulfite oxidase-like oxidoreductase has translation MPLKGSVLGCIIRKSSLSAILGLPYPFECTSDMKGIEGYKDIKEAAREASSFLSKMLGVQASVAKFRGWEYLGDRFNLFSFELEGNGRTLGVIRVVESGGYVINITGALLGVASVEAPILEELSEGRDVREGEVLELVMLRRPSGPGRDKMPYGQKIVPKFIIYAAEGLQKVDTKGWRLRIEGNVEKPLSLAYSDLLELASDRGRFDFHCVTGWSVMGRVWEGISLKHLIHMAKPRPSVNWVAIVSTGGYTTVIPLEESLRDESMVALLLDGRPLPEENGYPARIFIPSLYGWKHAKWVEKIVLLDEYVDGYWEALSYHERGRVSLEERFKVRNVEVAREGRLLGKPRPLKPGTILE, from the coding sequence TTGCCTCTTAAAGGCAGTGTATTGGGATGTATAATCAGAAAGAGCAGTCTGTCAGCGATACTTGGCCTACCTTATCCCTTTGAATGTACTTCGGATATGAAGGGCATTGAAGGCTACAAGGATATTAAGGAGGCCGCTAGAGAAGCCTCATCCTTCCTATCGAAGATGCTAGGGGTTCAGGCCAGCGTGGCCAAGTTTAGAGGGTGGGAATATCTTGGAGACAGGTTCAACCTGTTTAGTTTTGAACTCGAGGGTAACGGGAGAACCCTTGGTGTTATTAGGGTTGTAGAGAGTGGGGGATACGTGATAAACATTACGGGGGCCCTTTTAGGCGTGGCCTCTGTTGAGGCTCCCATTCTAGAGGAGTTAAGCGAGGGTAGAGACGTTAGGGAGGGTGAGGTCCTCGAGCTTGTTATGCTGAGAAGACCTTCTGGACCAGGGAGGGATAAAATGCCCTATGGCCAGAAGATCGTCCCAAAGTTCATCATATATGCTGCAGAGGGGCTCCAAAAGGTGGACACCAAAGGGTGGCGACTGAGGATAGAGGGTAACGTGGAAAAACCCTTGAGCCTCGCGTACAGCGACCTCCTTGAGCTTGCATCAGATAGAGGCAGGTTCGATTTCCACTGTGTAACTGGCTGGAGCGTGATGGGGAGAGTTTGGGAAGGTATTAGCCTGAAGCACCTTATACACATGGCAAAACCAAGACCTAGTGTTAATTGGGTTGCCATCGTGTCTACCGGAGGCTACACAACCGTCATACCTCTTGAAGAATCACTTCGGGATGAAAGCATGGTAGCTTTACTTCTAGACGGGAGACCTTTGCCAGAGGAGAACGGCTATCCGGCGAGGATCTTCATACCAAGCCTCTACGGCTGGAAGCACGCTAAGTGGGTTGAGAAAATAGTTTTGTTGGATGAATATGTTGATGGATACTGGGAAGCCTTATCATACCATGAAAGAGGCCGTGTTAGTCTTGAGGAGAGGTTTAAAGTCAGGAATGTTGAAGTGGCGAGGGAGGGCAGGCTATTAGGGAAGCCAAGACCGTTGAAACCCGGAACAATTTTGGAGTAA
- a CDS encoding cytochrome c biogenesis protein: protein MARLTNAIPFIAVSIIIADLAIAVYAAYEGPFPAVVPLGSPLAYRNIYIHPPVAFTTYIIFGLAGLASALYLWRRDVRFSRLALYAAGLGVIYGFTTLATGIAWASESWGAPWSWDPKQTAVLLMLLAYLGYFPLRSSIGDPERRELVSSVYLVASLSLVILSILANRVLESLHPTGEAVRDFASDFQAGWMFGARMILAIGTGLSMIVLSYMKTGLPRPLLTLVAIAALLSLASAVYMAAPLLEGEYYRVVNAEVGSNGLVYSITVVKSDGSEETIRFSTPVESPVKPATTTDGRPTLTGHIIVLSGDGSLRVLPHWSTPLSLALYTIAVLAGVEIARRSSKGG from the coding sequence GTGGCTAGACTAACAAATGCTATACCATTTATCGCTGTTAGCATTATCATAGCTGATCTTGCTATAGCTGTCTACGCGGCGTATGAAGGGCCTTTTCCCGCCGTCGTACCGTTAGGATCCCCCCTGGCATATAGAAACATATATATTCATCCGCCCGTAGCCTTCACAACCTACATAATATTCGGTCTTGCAGGCCTGGCCAGCGCCCTATACCTCTGGAGGAGGGATGTTAGGTTCTCTAGGCTAGCTCTCTACGCCGCAGGACTAGGCGTCATCTACGGCTTCACTACTCTGGCTACAGGTATTGCATGGGCTAGCGAGTCGTGGGGTGCTCCCTGGAGCTGGGATCCTAAGCAGACTGCCGTTCTTCTCATGCTGCTAGCATACCTAGGCTACTTCCCCCTCAGGAGTAGCATAGGGGATCCGGAGAGGCGGGAGCTCGTCTCGAGCGTATACCTTGTAGCCTCCCTCAGCCTTGTCATCCTAAGTATACTAGCCAATAGGGTGCTTGAGAGTCTTCACCCGACTGGAGAGGCGGTAAGGGATTTTGCTTCCGACTTCCAGGCTGGATGGATGTTCGGGGCACGCATGATACTTGCTATAGGAACTGGGCTTTCTATGATTGTTCTATCCTACATGAAAACAGGCCTCCCGCGACCCCTGCTCACTCTAGTAGCTATTGCAGCGCTCCTTTCACTGGCCTCAGCGGTCTATATGGCGGCGCCCCTACTCGAGGGAGAGTATTATAGAGTTGTGAATGCTGAGGTGGGAAGCAACGGGCTGGTATACTCGATAACGGTTGTGAAGAGCGACGGGAGCGAAGAGACCATCAGATTTTCTACCCCGGTTGAATCTCCCGTAAAACCAGCTACAACTACTGACGGTAGACCCACTTTGACAGGACACATAATAGTTCTGAGCGGCGACGGTTCGCTACGGGTTCTACCTCACTGGAGTACGCCTCTAAGCCTTGCACTATACACGATAGCCGTCTTAGCAGGGGTAGAAATCGCCCGGAGATCCAGCAAGGGTGGTTAG
- a CDS encoding DMT family transporter, whose protein sequence is MGVWLYGCGCGMDRRSSELLGVAAALTAALLWSTIGVVQRLAEARGADTETLIVGRTLGGSLLALALLAIYRAVPTRRSFAVAVLGLAPLYYTYMMSVSIVGAAVASLLLYTAPAWVALLGTVFLGETPSVRDVVTIILGLAGAALVSLGGEGKAGELRLLGIVLGVASGFFYALYIVMARFFQSRGAGVMEVSLAPIALTGPLLGVALKPSLPPNSVEVAASIYFAVFTMVTPYLLNVYALRRIEAHRVSVMSLIEPLSAVLLAVLLLGEDLTALQALGGVLILAAALGASFK, encoded by the coding sequence GTGGGCGTCTGGCTGTATGGGTGTGGTTGCGGGATGGACAGGAGGTCCTCAGAGCTGCTTGGCGTTGCTGCTGCCTTGACTGCCGCTCTCCTATGGAGCACCATAGGTGTTGTCCAAAGACTTGCTGAGGCCCGTGGAGCCGATACCGAAACCCTTATTGTTGGGAGGACACTAGGGGGCTCTCTCCTAGCCCTAGCCTTACTGGCTATTTATCGTGCTGTGCCTACTAGGAGGAGCTTTGCGGTAGCGGTCCTCGGTCTTGCCCCCCTCTACTACACTTATATGATGTCTGTTAGTATTGTGGGGGCTGCTGTTGCAAGCCTGCTGCTCTACACTGCTCCCGCCTGGGTTGCATTGTTGGGCACGGTTTTTCTGGGTGAGACCCCGAGTGTTAGGGATGTTGTCACTATAATCCTTGGTCTTGCAGGGGCGGCCCTTGTATCTCTGGGAGGTGAGGGTAAGGCTGGGGAGCTACGGCTTCTTGGGATAGTACTGGGCGTTGCTTCCGGCTTCTTCTACGCGCTCTACATAGTGATGGCAAGGTTTTTCCAGAGTAGGGGGGCGGGCGTTATGGAGGTGAGCCTTGCTCCCATAGCACTTACGGGCCCTCTTCTAGGCGTGGCATTGAAGCCCAGCCTTCCTCCTAACTCGGTTGAGGTGGCCGCTTCAATATACTTCGCGGTCTTCACCATGGTGACTCCATATTTACTTAACGTGTACGCTCTCCGTAGGATAGAGGCACACAGGGTGTCGGTCATGAGTCTTATAGAGCCGTTGTCCGCGGTACTTCTCGCTGTGCTTTTGCTTGGCGAGGACCTCACAGCCCTTCAGGCTCTTGGAGGGGTTCTAATATTGGCGGCAGCACTGGGAGCTAGTTTCAAGTAG
- a CDS encoding MogA/MoaB family molybdenum cofactor biosynthesis protein: protein MSLNYCMVITSDKVYAGLKEDRITPLVSSTLESRGRRLAAVTKVRNTFEEIVSTIASMASRRECDIILVTGGTGPGPRDVTADAVSRLAIYTLPGYGEEFRRLSASEVGPRGLLSRAEAYVLPGGTPVFTTPGNPGAVSLALKIILGLDTHLVDQLKGKGH from the coding sequence TTGAGCCTAAACTACTGTATGGTAATAACGAGCGATAAGGTGTATGCAGGTTTGAAGGAGGATAGGATTACTCCCTTAGTCTCTTCCACATTAGAGTCTCGAGGCCGAAGGCTGGCTGCTGTTACTAAAGTGCGAAACACTTTCGAGGAAATCGTAAGCACAATAGCCTCTATGGCTTCAAGGCGTGAGTGCGACATAATCTTGGTAACGGGGGGCACAGGTCCGGGGCCTCGTGATGTGACGGCGGACGCTGTTTCGAGACTAGCTATTTATACGCTACCCGGCTATGGGGAGGAGTTTAGGAGGCTGAGCGCCAGCGAGGTAGGCCCCCGCGGCCTCCTCTCAAGAGCAGAAGCATATGTCTTGCCCGGGGGGACACCTGTATTCACAACACCAGGCAACCCCGGAGCCGTCTCCCTGGCTTTAAAAATAATCCTGGGTCTCGACACGCATCTTGTAGATCAGCTGAAGGGCAAAGGCCACTAG
- the speD gene encoding adenosylmethionine decarboxylase produces the protein MERREDVIVGKHVYGSLYGVPREKATDEEYLRGVVVRAAESAGATVHAVNSWTIPGEKGGVSVIVLVLESHLALHTWPEYDYATFDIYTCGEHTDPWKAFELLLSELKPRKYTVHYVDRSQEKTVLEAQPRR, from the coding sequence ATGGAGAGAAGAGAGGACGTAATAGTTGGCAAACACGTATACGGCAGCCTATATGGTGTTCCAAGGGAGAAGGCTACCGATGAAGAGTATCTTCGAGGCGTTGTGGTCAGGGCTGCGGAGTCTGCGGGGGCGACTGTCCACGCTGTCAACTCGTGGACTATTCCGGGGGAAAAGGGGGGTGTCTCGGTTATCGTGCTAGTGCTAGAGAGCCATCTAGCTCTCCACACATGGCCGGAGTATGACTATGCTACATTTGATATCTACACCTGTGGAGAGCACACTGACCCCTGGAAGGCCTTCGAGCTACTGCTCTCAGAGCTGAAGCCCCGGAAATACACGGTACACTATGTTGACAGGAGCCAGGAGAAGACAGTTTTGGAGGCTCAACCGCGGAGGTAA
- a CDS encoding ATP-binding protein has translation MEDGYIGEGGSRTVSRSELDLSIMSERIHSAYSKANRMGEVVGRVTRYSPVTTSPGSIVEVEVDTVKYFSRGGVRIGDYLCIVDPKTLHIILGVVSTIKRADELALAGVDVPLTPNSSPGPTSPESILTSPIAGVRLLLEADPDSGLEPRPVSTPIEPQSPVFDPSPETLRYMLGLPGGGVLLGALSSLYGPVKGGSVAVRLPYKALLHHTLVIGTTGSGKTTLLKNMIASLTSEDGDFIVPIILDMNSDFIQLPIPSRGESDLEVLRSVRPPRKTVIVVPVSVDAASDALELDRNIYSGVAQLYHEDVLSQLVSSGGKWNCIERPEGVRCESDRLPFIIVPYFIDSVRRGNMPGESLSQLAPGMTRLSLELLRSLRERFYRYSGRAGYPPLYVLSSALSAYIEASRRNSEIEDVVSSSLESMSAFMVGLGGGSNLSQARVEPLGLGMRSLVDLVLEILSSIRPHRSTAEALYRKIQGLMDSGVVDVSIVENSRIRVLLEPSWRFIIELAADARAPVVVDLAWLASRSGSSVFAPRILGYRVLQSILRMRQDEWARRRVSKQLLIIIDEAHQFFPQERGGYEEQEASRQVASMISSMARLGRARGIGFVFSTHSPNDLHDIILQLSNTKIVLRTEKAHLEKLSIPADVKDAVPYLMDRYMIVTSFVFRGGYVLAATGKPVTMHTDFSSIYLRG, from the coding sequence GTGGAGGACGGTTACATAGGTGAGGGCGGGTCAAGAACAGTATCTAGAAGCGAACTCGACTTGTCGATCATGTCCGAGAGGATTCACAGCGCCTATAGTAAGGCCAACAGGATGGGTGAGGTTGTGGGGAGGGTTACCCGGTATAGCCCTGTGACGACTTCCCCAGGCTCTATCGTCGAAGTTGAAGTTGATACTGTAAAGTATTTTAGCCGCGGCGGCGTTAGGATTGGCGACTACCTATGTATAGTTGACCCTAAGACCCTCCACATTATTCTGGGCGTGGTATCAACTATCAAGCGGGCTGACGAGCTTGCTCTTGCAGGTGTTGACGTCCCTCTCACTCCAAACAGCTCCCCGGGTCCTACTAGCCCTGAGTCGATATTAACGAGCCCCATAGCTGGTGTTAGGCTCCTCCTGGAAGCGGATCCGGATTCTGGTCTCGAGCCTAGGCCCGTCTCGACGCCTATCGAGCCTCAGAGCCCCGTGTTTGATCCCAGCCCAGAGACACTCAGATACATGTTGGGGCTGCCTGGAGGAGGCGTCTTGTTGGGGGCCCTCTCGAGCCTTTATGGACCTGTGAAAGGCGGGTCTGTGGCGGTAAGGCTACCATACAAGGCTCTACTGCACCACACACTCGTTATTGGGACGACGGGTAGCGGGAAGACTACGCTTCTTAAAAACATGATAGCATCCTTAACGAGCGAGGATGGAGATTTTATTGTACCCATTATCCTTGATATGAACTCCGATTTCATTCAACTACCCATCCCCTCCAGGGGAGAGAGTGACCTAGAGGTTCTCAGGAGTGTTAGGCCTCCAAGGAAAACTGTCATAGTTGTTCCTGTCAGTGTTGACGCTGCTTCTGATGCGCTCGAGCTAGACAGGAACATTTACTCTGGCGTTGCCCAGCTCTACCATGAGGATGTGTTGTCTCAGCTAGTATCCAGTGGTGGAAAGTGGAATTGCATAGAGAGGCCTGAGGGTGTGAGGTGCGAGTCAGATAGGCTTCCCTTCATCATAGTGCCCTATTTCATCGATAGCGTAAGGCGTGGTAACATGCCAGGGGAGAGCCTCTCGCAGCTTGCCCCAGGCATGACTAGACTCTCCCTAGAGCTACTTAGGTCTTTGAGAGAACGGTTTTACAGGTATTCCGGGAGGGCGGGCTATCCGCCCCTATATGTCCTCTCTTCAGCGCTCTCTGCCTACATAGAAGCCTCCCGACGCAACTCGGAGATTGAGGATGTCGTCAGCTCTAGTTTGGAGTCGATGTCGGCTTTCATGGTTGGACTTGGGGGAGGCTCTAACCTGTCACAGGCAAGGGTTGAGCCTTTGGGTCTCGGAATGAGGAGTCTAGTTGACCTCGTTCTGGAAATACTCTCATCGATACGTCCTCATAGGAGCACTGCTGAGGCTCTTTACAGGAAAATACAGGGTCTCATGGATAGTGGTGTTGTAGACGTTTCCATCGTGGAGAATAGCAGGATAAGGGTTCTTCTGGAGCCTAGTTGGAGATTCATCATTGAGCTGGCGGCAGATGCGAGAGCTCCTGTAGTGGTAGATCTAGCTTGGCTGGCTTCAAGATCCGGCAGCTCTGTCTTCGCTCCAAGGATTCTCGGGTACAGGGTGTTGCAGAGCATTCTCAGGATGAGGCAGGACGAGTGGGCTAGGAGGAGGGTTAGTAAACAGTTGCTAATAATCATTGACGAGGCACACCAGTTCTTTCCACAGGAAAGGGGAGGATACGAGGAGCAGGAGGCGAGCAGACAGGTTGCCTCAATGATATCCTCAATGGCGAGGCTCGGAAGGGCGAGGGGTATAGGATTCGTGTTTAGCACACACAGCCCGAACGATCTACACGATATAATACTCCAACTCTCTAACACTAAAATAGTCCTGAGAACGGAGAAGGCTCACCTGGAAAAACTTAGCATCCCCGCGGACGTGAAGGACGCGGTACCCTACCTTATGGATAGGTATATGATCGTTACAAGCTTTGTATTCCGGGGAGGATATGTGCTGGCGGCGACTGGTAAACCCGTCACAATGCATACTGACTTCTCGTCAATTTACCTCCGCGGTTGA
- a CDS encoding DNA double-strand break repair nuclease NurA, with amino-acid sequence MLAIEVVSEIASTVTGKLGEARLSNRPLSLEDLMIISEEGIEDVENVIIEEYYSYPLKTVKIKEAGSLGDVYAIDSSSRTVETPLHLILIGAVSLSSRLKRLEADYPSFEKPLVSLNIRPYLVLDRLNLAGEPDPHLGDAYSDILRFSLENAMLSYLLERLIEDRYPEDYASAVIIDGPILNGSILAKLSTRIGDVWSELYRERQRIIASIEALGVPVIGYVKRIEASTLLSRANAYLELLEDCLGFAPRASDSAIIEAAVGYGCHKWRPGYALKSLLSRVVYGNGDEKLFEYLILPGGRYQLFSPKRRVYRIEYTRHSLRLLEGYGFRPYHIVLSETLLRGSLEPVTLARSDRRARSISMALKRIVLSGLKSKGARVSYSMLFEGDVWWRTVT; translated from the coding sequence TTGTTAGCCATAGAAGTGGTCAGCGAGATCGCCAGCACAGTGACAGGAAAATTAGGCGAGGCCAGACTATCAAACAGACCGTTGAGCCTAGAGGATCTCATGATAATATCCGAAGAGGGAATCGAGGATGTCGAGAACGTGATCATAGAAGAATACTATTCCTACCCGTTAAAAACAGTAAAAATAAAGGAGGCAGGCTCCCTGGGTGATGTTTACGCGATTGACTCGAGTAGTAGAACAGTCGAAACACCTCTACATCTGATTCTAATAGGAGCTGTTTCCCTGAGCAGCAGGCTAAAGAGGCTCGAGGCTGATTATCCTTCTTTCGAGAAGCCATTAGTGAGTCTTAACATTAGACCATACCTAGTCTTAGACAGGCTTAACCTTGCGGGCGAGCCAGACCCCCACCTTGGGGATGCTTACTCTGATATACTCCGGTTTTCTCTAGAGAACGCAATGTTATCTTACCTACTGGAGAGGCTAATAGAAGATCGCTATCCTGAAGATTATGCGTCAGCGGTAATTATTGACGGTCCCATACTGAACGGGAGTATTCTGGCGAAGCTCTCAACTCGTATCGGGGATGTGTGGAGCGAGCTGTATAGGGAGAGGCAAAGAATTATAGCCAGTATCGAGGCTCTTGGAGTCCCTGTTATTGGTTATGTCAAGAGAATAGAAGCGTCTACACTACTCTCTCGAGCAAACGCTTATCTTGAATTGTTGGAAGATTGCCTTGGTTTTGCTCCCAGAGCTTCTGACTCGGCAATTATAGAAGCGGCCGTTGGGTATGGATGCCATAAGTGGAGGCCTGGTTATGCGCTCAAGTCGCTCCTCTCCAGAGTTGTATATGGAAATGGAGATGAGAAGCTCTTTGAATATCTGATTCTCCCTGGTGGGCGTTACCAGCTCTTCTCTCCGAAAAGGAGGGTGTATAGGATAGAGTATACTAGGCATAGTTTGAGGCTGCTCGAAGGCTATGGGTTTAGGCCTTATCACATTGTTCTCAGCGAGACGCTGCTTAGAGGGTCTCTGGAGCCGGTTACTCTCGCGAGGAGCGACAGGAGAGCTAGAAGCATAAGCATGGCCTTAAAACGGATAGTCCTATCAGGCCTGAAGAGCAAGGGAGCTAGGGTTAGCTATTCAATGTTGTTTGAAGGTGATGTGTGGTGGAGGACGGTTACATAG
- a CDS encoding nitroreductase family protein, with the protein MEDRGCCFSVISRHRSVRSFSTEPIPQEDIRKILEAARRHVSPWNIQPVHVTVVTDSKLKSRLSDALWGQEQIKEAPVFFVFSVDYAKVLESIKLLGLEAREPGLTELLQGYISASVALAWSIAVAEDLGYVVNIIAAYGNPCEVADILGLPSYVVPVAGLLVGKPKGELPPLTPRAPVEALAGWNSYGDLEDKVKAYMSLGEKFVNNMWRVHRHGGPVDRMDNVIRECLKSRGFRV; encoded by the coding sequence GTGGAGGATAGGGGTTGCTGTTTCTCCGTTATAAGTCGTCACAGAAGTGTTAGAAGCTTCTCTACAGAGCCGATTCCCCAGGAGGATATCAGGAAGATTCTTGAGGCGGCCAGACGGCACGTGAGCCCTTGGAACATACAGCCTGTCCATGTGACAGTAGTGACGGATAGTAAGCTGAAGTCTCGCCTCTCCGATGCCCTCTGGGGACAGGAGCAGATAAAAGAGGCGCCAGTGTTTTTTGTCTTCAGTGTTGATTATGCGAAAGTGCTTGAGTCTATCAAGCTTCTTGGTCTAGAGGCCAGGGAGCCCGGGTTAACGGAGCTACTCCAAGGATATATCTCGGCTAGTGTCGCTCTCGCCTGGTCTATAGCTGTGGCCGAGGATCTAGGCTACGTCGTCAACATAATTGCTGCTTATGGAAACCCGTGCGAGGTCGCCGATATACTTGGCCTACCCAGTTATGTCGTCCCGGTAGCAGGCTTGCTAGTTGGTAAGCCTAAAGGCGAGCTGCCGCCTTTAACGCCGAGGGCTCCAGTAGAAGCTCTTGCTGGCTGGAACTCTTACGGCGATCTTGAGGATAAGGTGAAGGCGTATATGAGCTTGGGGGAAAAGTTTGTTAACAATATGTGGCGGGTCCACAGGCACGGCGGCCCCGTTGATAGAATGGATAATGTTATAAGGGAGTGCCTCAAATCGAGAGGGTTTAGGGTTTAA
- a CDS encoding PHP domain-containing protein, which yields MLVELHSHTTVSDGFQTPMEIVKIAAKAGLAAIAVTDHDTFRGSSLAKRAAKLLGGVAVIPAAEVRSEWGDVVVLCSNDVSDDFPRAIEELREWAVERGCVTIAAHPGYSRYHGIPLDAIRRAASLFDAIEVWNAYTPPHFNFMAIRLAEDLNHTPVSGSDAHVPSMVGVAPALVDSDNESAEGVVEAIAKGRARPTIGFPGLRAILENIGWSLYRIIE from the coding sequence ATGCTTGTTGAGCTACATAGCCATACAACTGTTAGCGACGGGTTCCAAACTCCAATGGAGATTGTAAAGATAGCTGCTAAGGCCGGCCTCGCTGCCATAGCTGTGACGGATCACGACACTTTCAGGGGCTCTAGCCTTGCAAAGCGGGCTGCAAAACTTCTTGGAGGCGTCGCCGTAATACCTGCAGCAGAAGTTAGGAGTGAATGGGGCGACGTAGTTGTCTTGTGCTCAAACGATGTGAGCGACGATTTTCCCCGGGCTATCGAGGAGCTCAGAGAGTGGGCTGTCGAAAGGGGTTGTGTGACCATCGCAGCCCACCCAGGCTACAGCAGATATCACGGTATCCCTCTTGATGCTATAAGGCGGGCGGCTAGCTTATTTGACGCTATAGAGGTTTGGAATGCCTACACGCCCCCACACTTCAACTTCATGGCTATTAGGCTGGCCGAGGACCTGAATCACACACCAGTCTCCGGTAGTGATGCTCACGTACCGTCAATGGTAGGTGTAGCCCCGGCACTTGTAGATTCCGACAACGAGAGCGCTGAAGGTGTAGTCGAAGCTATTGCCAAGGGTAGAGCTAGACCTACCATCGGCTTCCCCGGCCTCAGGGCCATCTTAGAGAATATCGGCTGGTCTCTCTATAGGATTATTGAATAG
- a CDS encoding peroxiredoxin — translation MPGVGEQAPDFEGIAHTGEKIRLSDFRGRIVVLYFYPRAMTPGCTREGVRFNELLDEFEKLGAVVIGVSTDSVEKNRKFAEKHGFRFKLVSDEKGEIGMKYGVVRGEGSNLAAERVTFIIDREGNIRAILRNIRPAEKHADLALEEVKKLVLGKKAERAGEVI, via the coding sequence GTGCCTGGCGTAGGAGAGCAGGCCCCCGATTTCGAGGGTATTGCTCATACGGGGGAGAAAATTAGGCTAAGTGATTTTAGAGGTAGGATAGTTGTGCTTTACTTTTACCCGAGGGCTATGACCCCAGGTTGCACGAGGGAAGGAGTCCGTTTTAACGAGCTGTTAGACGAGTTCGAGAAGCTTGGAGCCGTTGTTATAGGTGTTTCTACCGATAGTGTTGAGAAGAACAGAAAGTTCGCGGAGAAGCATGGGTTCAGGTTCAAGCTAGTGAGCGATGAAAAAGGGGAGATTGGGATGAAGTATGGTGTCGTCAGAGGAGAAGGCTCCAACTTAGCCGCGGAAAGAGTGACTTTTATAATAGATCGTGAAGGGAACATAAGAGCTATCCTTAGGAATATAAGGCCTGCGGAGAAGCACGCTGATCTAGCTTTAGAGGAAGTCAAGAAACTCGTTCTTGGCAAGAAGGCTGAAAGGGCAGGGGAAGTAATATAG
- a CDS encoding DUF2175 domain-containing protein has protein sequence MGLKTWECSICGGTIIEGQRFTFIPGQGAVHFECLAESTLKKPSGDAVALLDANEVLLYTIVRLKEAARIAESEEIKNSIDNVRIEVERLAGILSKKLVEAVKG, from the coding sequence ATGGGGCTCAAGACATGGGAGTGCAGCATATGCGGTGGCACTATCATAGAGGGTCAAAGGTTTACATTCATTCCAGGACAGGGAGCTGTTCATTTTGAGTGTCTGGCAGAATCTACGTTGAAAAAACCCTCGGGAGACGCCGTAGCCCTACTAGATGCGAACGAGGTGCTACTCTACACAATAGTCAGGCTTAAAGAAGCTGCAAGGATAGCCGAGAGCGAGGAGATTAAAAATTCCATCGACAATGTTCGCATTGAAGTGGAGAGGCTCGCCGGCATTCTATCCAAAAAGCTTGTTGAAGCTGTTAAAGGCTGA